Proteins found in one Mucilaginibacter gracilis genomic segment:
- a CDS encoding RNA polymerase sigma-70 factor, whose product MALKDLTDHSLLKKCRQDDQSAYEILFERYFRRLFNFTLHYIKDPVIAEELVMDLMLMLWKKRHQIELRGDLLPYLFGAMRNTVISHVRKRAIVTTSLEVIHNEFTGLARSADYDLYSREAEGIYQQKLNKLSPQRRLVFEMSRFENKSYAEIAGQLNLSLNTVRNHMTASLQYFREHLGKYIDATLTVMLLFLMKR is encoded by the coding sequence ATGGCATTAAAAGATTTAACAGATCACTCCTTACTTAAAAAATGCCGCCAGGACGATCAATCTGCCTACGAGATCTTGTTTGAAAGATATTTCCGCAGGCTGTTTAATTTCACCCTTCATTATATCAAAGATCCGGTTATAGCCGAAGAATTGGTTATGGACCTGATGCTGATGCTTTGGAAGAAACGCCACCAGATAGAACTCCGGGGAGATCTGTTGCCGTATCTGTTTGGTGCCATGCGTAATACGGTGATCAGCCATGTACGGAAAAGAGCCATCGTGACGACCAGTCTCGAAGTCATTCATAATGAGTTTACCGGGTTGGCCAGGAGTGCCGATTATGATCTATACAGCCGCGAAGCAGAAGGGATCTATCAGCAAAAACTAAATAAGTTAAGTCCGCAGCGCAGGCTGGTATTTGAAATGAGCCGTTTTGAAAATAAAAGCTATGCGGAGATCGCCGGTCAGCTCAATCTTTCTCTGAATACCGTGAGGAACCATATGACCGCTTCACTCCAATATTTTCGTGAGCATCTGGGCAAATATATAGATGCAACCCTGACTGTCATGCTGCTATTCCTGATGAAGCGATAA
- a CDS encoding RNA polymerase sigma factor, translating to MESLYKKYANSLYNYGSKFTADKDLIKECIQELFVTLWTRRASLGEPQSVRNYLFKAFRLSLFKKTNMLQKQERYEETEHYPFDAAINIEETIINDEDKAALQRRLQASLDQLTARQREAIFLKFYEGLSYEEVAEVMGVSVKGAYKIMARAIDALREKLDQDDFLLLLSLFSLKLFH from the coding sequence ATGGAATCGTTGTATAAAAAATATGCAAACAGTTTATATAACTATGGGTCTAAGTTTACTGCTGACAAAGACCTGATTAAAGAATGTATCCAGGAACTGTTTGTAACCTTATGGACACGTCGTGCAAGTCTTGGGGAACCGCAAAGTGTCAGGAACTACCTGTTTAAAGCATTCCGGCTTTCTTTGTTCAAAAAAACAAATATGTTGCAAAAGCAAGAACGCTATGAAGAAACTGAGCATTACCCTTTCGACGCCGCTATTAACATAGAAGAGACGATCATAAATGACGAGGATAAAGCTGCCCTGCAACGCAGGCTGCAAGCCAGCCTGGACCAACTTACCGCGAGGCAGCGGGAAGCCATCTTTTTAAAGTTTTATGAGGGTTTGAGCTATGAAGAAGTCGCAGAGGTGATGGGTGTTTCTGTTAAAGGTGCTTACAAAATAATGGCCAGGGCGATTGATGCTTTACGTGAAAAGCTTGACCAGGATGATTTTTTACTGCTACTTTCTCTGTTTTCTTTAAAATTATTCCATTGA
- a CDS encoding FecR family protein, whose protein sequence is MKKRNTDFSAYTLHDLLDDPDFTNWVLLPDDNLDAFWQTAQNNHPNLQHLIPEARQLILSFRFKEDLMDSQEQHDLWQQIAAQTTVQKTRGRIIPMWMQSAAAVLLVGILCSVVFYFYNNRTIAIGTAYGQTRTIMLPDSSEVTLNANSQLQYAFNWGKKQTREVWIKGEAFFKVKHLHKSGTITAGDRFIVHAGKINVEVLGTTFNVNDRRGVINVALVSGKVSMAIAAAHKPALIMKPGDVLEYQAEQDTIIRRHTKMANKIAWKDGMLAFEEITAGELFEQLADIYGYKVIFKRPDIKLKKITGKFSTNDEDKMYRGISVALGISIKKDVKNHQLIVQ, encoded by the coding sequence ATGAAAAAAAGGAATACCGATTTCAGCGCTTATACCCTGCATGATCTGCTTGATGATCCCGATTTTACCAATTGGGTACTGCTCCCCGATGATAACTTAGATGCTTTTTGGCAGACGGCACAAAATAATCATCCCAATTTACAACACCTCATACCGGAGGCCCGGCAGCTTATTTTATCGTTCAGGTTCAAAGAAGACCTGATGGATAGCCAGGAACAGCATGATCTTTGGCAGCAGATCGCCGCGCAAACTACAGTTCAGAAAACAAGAGGCCGCATTATCCCGATGTGGATGCAAAGCGCAGCGGCGGTCTTATTGGTCGGTATCCTGTGTAGTGTTGTATTTTATTTTTATAACAACAGGACAATAGCGATCGGCACAGCTTACGGCCAGACCAGAACGATCATGCTCCCCGACAGTTCAGAAGTTACGCTGAATGCAAACAGTCAGCTGCAATACGCTTTTAATTGGGGTAAAAAACAAACAAGAGAAGTATGGATTAAAGGGGAGGCCTTCTTTAAGGTCAAACACCTGCACAAATCGGGAACTATAACCGCAGGTGACCGGTTTATTGTCCACGCCGGTAAAATCAATGTAGAAGTATTAGGCACTACGTTTAACGTTAATGACCGCAGGGGAGTTATAAATGTGGCACTGGTTAGCGGTAAAGTAAGTATGGCGATTGCTGCTGCACATAAACCTGCTTTAATCATGAAACCTGGCGATGTACTGGAATACCAGGCTGAACAGGACACGATTATCCGCAGGCATACAAAAATGGCTAACAAGATCGCCTGGAAAGATGGAATGTTGGCGTTTGAGGAAATCACAGCAGGCGAATTATTTGAGCAATTAGCGGATATCTACGGTTATAAAGTGATCTTTAAAAGACCGGATATTAAGCTGAAGAAAATAACCGGCAAGTTTAGCACTAATGATGAGGATAAGATGTACAGGGGCATTTCCGTGGCTTTGGGTATCTCCATCAAAAAGGATGTCAAAAATCATCAGCTTATTGTTCAGTAA
- a CDS encoding outer membrane beta-barrel protein: MTFFKYTVLIFFGIIPFSVSYAAAQQTTSQTPPVKLKDALQSVSKTFHINFMYEAELLNGKTVNLYLQNFKTQKPETVLTGLLQPVGISYYRVDQENYALFKQALDKTIVSSANTALSQLSPTDTLRNASISGVVLDEANHPLDYSTVTLLKSDSSVVKSVLADSSGRYRFKDLTAGHYLILATQMGYLKGYSQSFQLVANTPLAVPAIILATSPNQLAEVKITAKKPLFERRIDRTIVNVESSALATGGSIGDVLEIAPGVSVDNNQITLKGKQGVTVMIDDKVVKLSASQISSLLQSMPASSISQIELISNPSAKYDAEGKGGIINIKTKKGTNLGFNGTITSGITVGTFPRFTEGITLNYKLKRLNLFSNYSYQHNRSISQYLSDKVITGQNALTYHQDETSHSTAEANNARLGADYDLNDKNTIGILGTLNTNRSRSDFLQTVNFNNYSTRQQDSSLSSLNNGSGKYDTYGLNINSRHVLGLDGHLLLFNADYTSYLSANPNTYQNNYFNSTGGLVKGPENIRNDAGVAIDLITAKVDYSYPLNKTSKLEAGGKTAFTHSKSNILFQSGNSAGQFITDTNRTNTFDYHENISAVYVNYVTKLGKQTDFQAGLRGENTRYSGKSITTGQTVSRNYLQLFPSLFILHNFGVNTLSFSYSRRIGRPGYEDLNPFIDYSSPYFYTQGNPLLKPETTHSLELNYNYHTDLNISLGYSRTSDYYNYFTSLADSSGATKQTVDNFKHYDTWNLSISYNKELFKWWNLTANGDAFYDRYQTPYLGTFIDVQRAGYNFNILNALQLHPRLSLEILNLYKSKRAVLARTIGSKYRADAALKYSFLNNKATIKLGVTDIFYTYINQGVNQFEGLYGTYYNRNENRRFNLSFSYKFGGKVTAPKKAQSNKEELERIK, encoded by the coding sequence ATGACTTTTTTTAAATACACCGTTTTAATATTCTTTGGAATAATTCCTTTTAGCGTGTCTTATGCCGCAGCACAACAAACCACTTCCCAAACACCACCTGTTAAACTGAAAGATGCTTTGCAGTCGGTTAGTAAGACATTCCATATTAACTTTATGTATGAAGCCGAATTACTAAATGGCAAGACGGTCAACCTCTATCTGCAAAACTTTAAAACGCAAAAACCGGAAACCGTATTAACCGGGTTACTCCAACCGGTGGGAATAAGCTATTATCGGGTTGACCAGGAGAACTATGCGCTTTTTAAACAAGCACTCGATAAAACTATAGTAAGTTCGGCTAACACGGCTTTAAGTCAGCTTTCACCAACTGATACACTCAGAAACGCTTCGATAAGCGGTGTGGTATTGGATGAAGCAAACCATCCATTGGACTACAGTACGGTTACTTTGCTCAAATCAGATTCAAGTGTGGTAAAGAGTGTATTGGCGGATTCATCAGGCAGGTACAGGTTTAAAGATCTGACAGCCGGACATTACCTGATCCTGGCAACACAGATGGGGTATTTGAAAGGTTACTCGCAATCGTTTCAGTTGGTCGCCAATACCCCGCTGGCTGTACCGGCAATTATCCTGGCAACATCGCCCAATCAACTTGCAGAAGTTAAAATCACTGCTAAAAAACCACTGTTTGAGCGCAGGATAGACAGAACCATCGTGAATGTGGAAAGCAGCGCCCTGGCTACCGGAGGTTCCATTGGTGATGTACTTGAAATAGCCCCCGGTGTGTCTGTTGATAATAACCAGATCACCTTAAAGGGTAAACAAGGGGTAACCGTGATGATCGACGATAAAGTTGTTAAACTATCCGCGTCGCAGATCAGCAGCTTATTGCAAAGTATGCCGGCCAGTTCCATTTCGCAAATAGAACTGATCTCTAATCCATCTGCCAAGTATGATGCGGAAGGTAAAGGCGGGATCATCAATATAAAAACTAAGAAGGGCACTAACCTGGGCTTTAATGGCACCATCACTTCAGGTATCACAGTAGGAACCTTTCCCCGGTTTACGGAGGGGATTACCTTAAACTATAAATTGAAACGGTTAAACCTGTTCAGTAATTACAGTTATCAGCACAACAGAAGCATTAGTCAATATTTGAGTGATAAGGTTATTACCGGGCAAAACGCTTTAACTTACCATCAGGATGAAACCTCCCATTCCACTGCAGAAGCCAATAATGCACGGCTTGGGGCTGATTATGACCTTAATGATAAAAATACCATTGGTATATTAGGAACACTAAACACAAACAGGAGCCGGTCTGACTTTTTACAGACGGTCAATTTTAACAACTACTCCACCCGGCAGCAGGATTCCAGCCTTTCCTCTCTGAACAATGGTTCCGGCAAATACGATACCTACGGATTGAATATCAATTCCCGGCATGTCTTAGGCCTTGACGGTCATTTATTGTTATTTAATGCGGATTACACCAGTTATCTCTCGGCCAATCCTAATACGTACCAAAATAATTATTTTAATTCTACAGGTGGCTTGGTTAAAGGCCCTGAAAATATTCGGAATGATGCTGGTGTAGCGATAGACCTGATAACCGCCAAAGTGGATTACAGCTACCCGTTAAATAAAACATCAAAACTGGAGGCCGGGGGAAAAACCGCTTTTACCCATTCCAAAAGCAATATCCTGTTTCAATCCGGTAATTCAGCCGGACAGTTTATTACGGACACCAATCGCACCAATACCTTTGATTACCATGAAAATATCAGCGCGGTATATGTTAATTATGTGACTAAACTGGGCAAGCAAACTGATTTCCAGGCAGGTTTACGGGGCGAAAACACCCGTTATTCCGGTAAATCTATCACTACCGGGCAAACAGTCAGCCGTAATTACTTACAATTGTTTCCCAGCCTGTTTATACTCCATAATTTTGGTGTGAATACCTTGAGTTTTTCTTACAGCCGCAGGATCGGACGTCCCGGTTATGAAGACCTGAACCCCTTTATTGACTATTCATCACCTTATTTCTATACGCAGGGTAACCCGTTATTAAAACCGGAAACCACGCATTCCTTAGAATTGAATTATAACTATCATACCGATCTGAATATCAGCCTGGGTTATAGCCGCACAAGCGACTACTACAATTATTTCACTTCATTAGCTGACAGCAGCGGAGCTACCAAACAGACGGTGGACAATTTCAAGCATTATGATACGTGGAATTTATCCATCAGTTATAATAAAGAACTGTTTAAATGGTGGAACCTTACTGCCAACGGTGATGCCTTTTATGACCGTTATCAAACGCCCTATTTGGGAACATTCATTGATGTACAGCGTGCTGGGTATAATTTTAACATCTTAAATGCTTTACAGCTTCACCCCAGGCTATCGTTAGAGATCCTGAACCTTTACAAATCTAAGCGAGCGGTTCTGGCCCGTACCATTGGTAGTAAATACAGGGCGGATGCCGCATTGAAATACAGCTTCTTGAACAACAAGGCTACCATTAAATTAGGCGTAACGGATATTTTCTATACGTACATCAACCAAGGGGTTAACCAGTTTGAGGGGTTATATGGTACCTATTATAACCGGAACGAGAACCGGCGGTTTAATTTAAGCTTTTCCTACAAATTTGGCGGTAAAGTAACCGCTCCTAAAAAGGCTCAAAGTAATAAGGAGGAATTAGAACGGATCAAATAA
- a CDS encoding ABC transporter permease codes for MSSFSKIFSAEVIKVKNTFAIFLLVLLALAIPLFVSMEYLKNADKVIIHNSNPWSKGWKRTIIGIAIFAGPCVIIMLNALLMNIEHKTNSWKNLFTLPVSPGIIYLSKLCVSLLILTLFFLFSIFFFFICAAIIGVIIPNSGFFQYSPDIIAMFSIAFRTFISLATVFAIHFWLSFRLKNMFIGMAVGLMLMFFAMMTYPQMETVLFFPYNYGELTVFKYYSYHHIFAIHEILSLALFAMISCGSYWDFTRNFKG; via the coding sequence ATGAGCTCATTTAGTAAAATATTTTCAGCAGAAGTTATCAAAGTAAAAAATACTTTTGCCATTTTTTTATTAGTGTTACTGGCCTTAGCTATACCACTATTCGTCAGTATGGAATATTTAAAAAATGCTGACAAAGTTATAATTCACAATTCTAACCCTTGGTCTAAAGGGTGGAAGCGAACAATTATAGGAATTGCCATTTTTGCAGGCCCTTGCGTAATTATTATGCTTAACGCTCTTTTAATGAATATAGAACATAAGACAAATTCATGGAAAAATCTTTTCACACTCCCCGTTTCACCAGGAATCATATATCTTTCTAAATTATGTGTGAGTCTTCTTATACTCACTTTATTTTTCCTGTTTAGTATTTTCTTTTTTTTTATATGCGCAGCAATTATAGGCGTTATTATCCCCAATAGCGGTTTCTTCCAGTATAGCCCGGATATTATAGCGATGTTTTCTATTGCTTTTCGAACCTTTATATCGCTTGCAACAGTATTTGCTATCCACTTCTGGCTAAGTTTCCGGTTAAAAAATATGTTTATCGGTATGGCGGTGGGTTTAATGCTCATGTTTTTCGCAATGATGACTTATCCGCAGATGGAAACCGTATTATTTTTTCCCTACAATTACGGAGAATTAACTGTTTTTAAATACTATTCATATCACCATATTTTCGCCATTCATGAAATATTAAGTTTAGCCCTTTTCGCTATGATTTCATGTGGCTCATACTGGGATTTTACACGAAATTTTAAAGGGTGA
- a CDS encoding ABC transporter ATP-binding protein has product MQETFIKTAKEQAIETKNLSFNYKGIPIIKGLDLKVERGSIYGFLGPNGAGKTTTIRLLLGLLSPKEGKISLLGSSLNINRGTILKKVGALIETPSLYDHLSGYDNLCVVGKYRNVGNNQIQEVLNLVKLYDSREKLVSQYSLGMKQRLGLAMALLDKPDVLILDEPVNGLDPMGIVETRQLLFELNEKYGTTIFLSSHLLTEIEKLVTHVGIINEGRLIFQGPIAELDKFSKNAAVVKIGTTDHIRAQKILQDSFGLSKVSEGSLIFPFKNLEQVNQITIKLVAAGLPVYHIEVQQDSLEKTFIKLTQKANELI; this is encoded by the coding sequence ATGCAAGAAACATTTATTAAAACGGCAAAAGAACAGGCGATAGAAACTAAAAACCTTTCATTTAACTACAAGGGAATACCTATTATTAAGGGTCTTGATCTTAAAGTAGAGCGAGGTAGTATTTACGGTTTCCTTGGCCCAAATGGAGCAGGTAAAACAACAACTATCAGACTACTGCTTGGCCTTCTATCTCCTAAGGAAGGTAAAATAAGCTTACTCGGAAGTTCTTTAAATATTAATCGGGGAACGATACTCAAGAAAGTAGGCGCGTTGATAGAGACGCCCTCACTTTACGACCATTTATCAGGTTATGACAACCTTTGTGTAGTTGGAAAGTACAGAAATGTCGGAAATAATCAGATACAAGAAGTTTTAAATCTGGTTAAACTTTACGACAGTAGAGAAAAGTTAGTTAGCCAGTATTCACTTGGAATGAAACAAAGACTTGGATTGGCAATGGCACTTCTTGATAAACCCGATGTATTAATTTTAGATGAACCGGTTAATGGTTTAGATCCAATGGGGATTGTAGAAACACGGCAACTACTCTTTGAATTGAATGAAAAATATGGTACAACTATATTTTTATCCAGTCATTTACTTACTGAGATTGAAAAGCTGGTTACTCATGTAGGTATTATTAACGAGGGGCGATTAATATTTCAAGGTCCAATCGCAGAACTAGATAAATTTAGCAAAAACGCAGCAGTTGTAAAGATCGGAACAACTGATCACATACGAGCGCAAAAAATTCTCCAGGACTCCTTTGGATTAAGTAAAGTTAGCGAAGGATCGTTGATATTCCCATTTAAAAACCTTGAACAAGTAAACCAAATTACGATAAAACTCGTCGCAGCAGGATTGCCAGTTTATCATATCGAAGTTCAACAAGATAGTCTGGAAAAGACATTCATAAAATTAACTCAAAAAGCAAATGAGCTCATTTAG
- a CDS encoding outer membrane beta-barrel family protein, whose amino-acid sequence MKNFLFTISLLIFYFSSNAQIKSTFGVRGNLIGPDNANFIGEFILSVKSINNPLFKKQIVFKNSLFRVDSLMKGQYELSFALPRYKTKTIIVKIDSRSRFTELGNVTVEKEVIKLNEVTVIANKPLVTQSIDRLAYNVSADPQAKSQSLLEMVRKLPLVTLNADDEVQINGSSDFKILINGKPSSLFNRGAKDAFKNMPANNIAKIEIITTPSAANDAEGGSGGILNIVTVKKDTPGYTGNLSSAANSLGEQRLSANIAVKRSKLGLSLDGAYLNQNSPLSSSDNYRLTYSPFKASASQQGSVSSDGKLSYVNAELSYELNAQSLVSATVGVNGSERGKLADEHFFEYGGNGLLLDSYRLKNNGESKNLGLDMGLNYQLAFKKNKEQLLIASYKYSSFSNSLVNGLYSTERYNYNNDDLIQHNKFGSKEQTIQVNYIQPLKIVNIETGIKFIGRNNKSDFSYTPYNPLTGQEQTNNIVTNNYDYTQGIFSFFNSNQFRFGKYGIQAGFRIERTDIDAHFTSVGTALKQQYNTVIPAVSIQWKSGSGTGVTFGYTERIQRPSINQLNPFVDKSNPLYFTSGNPALNPVRHHSLDLNYTSLKKASTIIGLNYIFSNNTIQNLVSLTADTVTFSTYQNAGNSKNLGTYLSINYPLSSKMSLTINGRVSHLWINGFLATRLYNNQGFQGSFYTNLNYRFLNDWRASANVGTYSKFITLQGSQNAYTFSSLSVSKDLFKKKLSLSGTLNNPFQHYRYAINRLTTDEFIQEANYRNDYRRIDFGLSYRFGKINGSIKKNKKIIDNDDLKDN is encoded by the coding sequence ATGAAGAATTTTCTATTTACAATAAGTCTATTAATCTTTTACTTTTCATCTAACGCACAAATTAAATCAACCTTCGGCGTCAGAGGGAATCTTATTGGCCCTGACAATGCTAATTTTATAGGAGAATTTATATTATCTGTAAAGAGTATCAACAATCCTTTATTCAAAAAGCAAATCGTTTTTAAGAATAGTCTATTTCGAGTTGACTCATTAATGAAAGGACAATATGAGTTATCATTTGCCTTGCCGCGCTATAAAACTAAAACCATCATTGTGAAAATAGACAGCAGGAGCCGTTTTACTGAATTAGGTAACGTTACGGTGGAAAAGGAAGTTATTAAATTAAATGAAGTTACTGTCATAGCAAATAAACCACTCGTTACACAATCTATTGATAGGTTGGCTTACAATGTTTCGGCAGACCCGCAGGCGAAGTCACAAAGTCTTCTTGAAATGGTCAGGAAGCTTCCCTTAGTGACGCTCAACGCAGATGACGAAGTACAAATTAATGGAAGTTCGGATTTTAAAATTCTTATAAATGGTAAGCCGTCATCGCTTTTTAATCGCGGCGCAAAAGACGCTTTTAAAAATATGCCAGCGAATAACATAGCTAAAATAGAAATTATCACAACGCCATCCGCAGCTAATGATGCAGAGGGAGGCTCAGGCGGGATTTTAAACATTGTAACTGTAAAAAAAGACACACCTGGATATACTGGAAATTTAAGTAGTGCAGCTAATTCATTGGGAGAACAACGTTTATCAGCTAACATAGCTGTTAAAAGATCCAAATTGGGATTAAGCTTAGATGGTGCATATTTAAATCAAAATAGTCCGTTGTCTTCCTCCGATAATTATCGATTAACGTACAGTCCGTTCAAAGCCAGCGCAAGTCAACAAGGGTCTGTCAGCAGTGATGGTAAACTTTCTTATGTTAATGCAGAACTTAGTTATGAACTTAACGCTCAAAGTCTGGTAAGTGCAACTGTTGGAGTTAACGGAAGTGAAAGAGGAAAACTGGCTGATGAACATTTTTTTGAGTATGGGGGTAACGGGCTGTTGCTCGATAGTTATAGATTGAAAAATAACGGGGAATCCAAGAATTTAGGATTGGATATGGGATTGAACTATCAGCTTGCATTCAAAAAAAATAAAGAACAATTGTTAATTGCTTCCTACAAGTACTCATCTTTTTCTAACAGCTTGGTCAATGGTCTATATTCCACTGAACGTTACAATTACAATAACGATGATCTCATACAACACAATAAATTTGGTTCAAAAGAGCAAACTATTCAGGTCAATTATATTCAACCATTAAAGATTGTGAATATAGAAACCGGGATAAAATTTATTGGACGAAATAATAAAAGTGATTTTAGTTACACGCCTTACAACCCTTTAACAGGCCAGGAGCAAACGAATAACATCGTAACTAATAACTATGACTACACCCAGGGTATTTTTAGTTTTTTCAATTCAAATCAATTTAGATTTGGTAAATATGGCATCCAGGCAGGTTTTCGTATTGAACGGACAGACATTGATGCGCACTTTACATCGGTCGGAACAGCTTTAAAACAGCAGTACAATACGGTTATTCCGGCTGTTTCTATTCAATGGAAATCGGGTAGTGGAACAGGTGTGACATTTGGTTATACTGAGCGTATACAGCGCCCTTCTATCAACCAGCTTAATCCTTTTGTAGACAAGTCAAATCCTTTATATTTCACTTCAGGCAATCCAGCTTTAAATCCCGTGAGGCATCATTCACTGGATTTGAATTACACCAGCTTAAAAAAAGCATCTACTATAATAGGGTTAAATTATATCTTCTCAAACAATACAATTCAAAATCTTGTATCCCTCACCGCCGATACTGTTACTTTTTCAACCTATCAAAATGCCGGAAACTCAAAAAATCTGGGAACTTATTTGAGTATCAATTATCCTTTGTCGAGCAAAATGAGCTTAACCATAAATGGCCGGGTGTCGCATTTATGGATAAATGGGTTTTTAGCCACAAGGCTATATAATAATCAGGGTTTTCAGGGGAGTTTTTACACCAATTTGAATTATAGATTTTTAAATGATTGGAGAGCTTCTGCAAATGTAGGAACGTACAGTAAATTCATAACACTTCAAGGCAGCCAAAACGCCTATACATTTTCATCTCTCAGTGTTAGTAAAGACCTTTTCAAAAAAAAATTGTCCTTATCTGGAACGCTAAATAATCCATTTCAACATTATCGGTATGCTATTAACCGACTTACAACAGACGAATTTATACAAGAAGCAAATTATCGAAACGACTACCGGAGAATTGATTTCGGCCTCAGTTATCGATTTGGGAAAATAAATGGTTCGATAAAAAAGAATAAAAAAATTATTGACAATGACGATCTGAAGGACAATTGA
- a CDS encoding sensor histidine kinase, whose product MTFLTLIGAIGFSLISPDQAHDVKYLIKYLLISFFTVLPSIIIGVFLTMTRDALRQQINEAVTARRQNESELTLLKSQLSPHFLFNTLNNLYGLSITKQPDMPALLLRLSDLLRYSLYQTTDNFVSLNDELTYINNYIELEKIRVGNRLNLSRNINSLLDRQINIAPMLLIVFVENAFKHATNTFNHEISIAIDLRIENDTIHFNISNSVGTEKKPNSTINSGLGIATTKKRLELLYPNQYSLVQELKENRYETQLTIKAK is encoded by the coding sequence TTGACTTTCTTAACGCTAATTGGGGCGATTGGCTTCAGTTTGATTTCACCAGATCAAGCACATGATGTAAAATACTTAATCAAATATCTATTAATTAGCTTTTTTACAGTTCTGCCATCTATAATAATCGGAGTTTTTTTAACTATGACCCGTGATGCTTTAAGACAACAGATAAACGAAGCTGTAACGGCGCGTCGGCAAAATGAATCGGAATTAACACTTTTAAAATCGCAGTTAAGTCCGCACTTTTTATTCAATACGCTTAATAATTTGTATGGACTCTCCATTACAAAACAACCTGATATGCCAGCGTTGTTGCTAAGATTATCCGATCTTCTAAGATATTCATTGTATCAAACTACCGATAACTTTGTATCTCTAAACGATGAGTTAACTTATATAAATAATTATATCGAATTAGAAAAAATCAGAGTCGGAAACAGATTAAACTTGTCAAGGAACATTAATTCTTTATTAGATAGGCAGATTAACATAGCTCCGATGTTATTAATCGTTTTCGTAGAAAATGCTTTTAAGCATGCCACAAACACATTTAATCATGAAATATCAATAGCGATCGATCTACGTATAGAAAACGATACGATTCATTTCAATATATCAAACAGTGTTGGAACAGAAAAAAAACCCAATTCAACAATAAATTCCGGCTTAGGCATAGCTACCACTAAAAAGCGGTTGGAACTTTTATATCCAAACCAATATAGTTTAGTCCAGGAATTAAAGGAAAATCGTTATGAGACTCAATTAACTATCAAAGCAAAATAA
- a CDS encoding LytR/AlgR family response regulator transcription factor, with translation MNKLKCLIVDDEPIARDIVANFCAHFDFIEVCKLCENALEARNALQTFKIDFMFVDIQMPVLDGVSFIKTLKNPPYVVFTTAYTDYATQAFDIAACDYLVKPFSLERFVVAIDKISDLLKKTNSESTTLTSPDPEFIFVRGEGKIHKLMLQDIIYIEAKGNYSRIVTEDGDIKCVMSFGQLDGMLTQQKFSRSHRSFLINKSKIKHIEGNIIHIGKYPVPIGSGYRDAFIKAIGLY, from the coding sequence ATGAATAAACTTAAATGCTTAATCGTTGACGACGAGCCAATCGCACGAGATATTGTAGCTAACTTTTGCGCACATTTTGATTTTATCGAGGTTTGTAAGCTTTGTGAAAACGCACTCGAAGCTCGTAACGCCCTTCAGACTTTTAAAATTGACTTTATGTTTGTCGATATTCAAATGCCAGTGTTAGATGGTGTAAGTTTTATAAAAACGTTAAAAAACCCGCCTTATGTCGTTTTTACTACAGCTTATACAGATTATGCTACTCAAGCGTTTGATATAGCAGCCTGCGATTATCTCGTAAAACCATTTTCATTAGAAAGATTTGTAGTTGCTATTGACAAGATATCTGATCTGCTGAAAAAAACTAACTCAGAATCAACAACGTTAACAAGCCCAGATCCTGAATTTATTTTTGTAAGAGGAGAAGGTAAAATTCATAAGCTTATGCTTCAGGATATAATCTATATTGAGGCAAAAGGAAACTATTCGCGAATTGTAACGGAGGATGGCGATATAAAGTGTGTGATGTCTTTTGGGCAATTAGACGGGATGTTAACTCAACAAAAATTCAGCAGGTCGCATCGATCTTTTCTGATCAACAAATCAAAGATCAAACATATTGAAGGGAACATCATTCATATTGGCAAATATCCGGTTCCAATTGGTAGCGGGTATAGAGATGCATTCATAAAGGCGATCGGATTATATTGA